Below is a genomic region from Candidatus Bostrichicola ureolyticus.
TGAGTATAACAGGAAATTTAGGAGAAATAATGAAAGAATCTGCTACTATAGCTTTACAATATATAAAAGCACATTATGAAGAATTTGGAGTTGATCCTAAAATGTTTGAAGAATATAATGTGCATATTCATGTACCAGAAGGTTCTGTTCCAAAGGATGGTCCATCTGCAGGAGTAACTATGCTAACTTCATTAGTTTCAAGTTATACTAATAAAAAATTAAGACCGCATATTGCAATGACTGGAGAAATTACTTTAAGAGGTAAAGTATTACCTGTAGGTGGTATTAAAGAAAAAATATTAGCAGCAAAACGTGCTAATATAAAAGAGATAATTCTTTCTAAAGGAAATAAAAAAGATATTAAAGAAATAAATAAAGATTATTTAAAAGGTATTACATTTAAATACGTTAATAATATGAATGAAGTAATTAATATTGCATTATTATGAAAAATTCTCAATTAATAAAATTAGCAAAAAAATATGGTACTCCACTTTATATTTATAATGCAGATAAAATAGCGTTGCAATATAATACTATGCTAAAAGTATTTTCTAATATAGAAAAATTAAAAATTAATTATGCTTGCAAAGCAAATACTAATTTAAATATTTTAAAATTTTTGAAAAAAATGGGAAGTGGGTTAGATGCTGTTTCTATTCAAGAAGTAGAAATTGGATTAAAAGCTGGTTTTGATCCAAAGGATATTTTATATACTCCTAATGGAGTATCATTTTCAGAAATAAATAAATCAATAAATTTAGGAGTAAAAATAAATATAGATAACTGTTCTACTTTAGAACATATTGGATTTCATAATATAAATTATCCTATAGGAATTAGAATTAATCCGCATATTATGGCTGGAGGAAATGATAAAATATCAGTAGGACATATAGATTCAAAATTTGGTATATCATATTATCAAATTCCATATATTAAAAAAATTATTGATAATACAGGTATTAATGTTGAGGGTATTCATATGCATACAGGTTCTGATATTTTAGATATCAATTTATTTTTACGTGGAGTAGATATTTTATTTGAATTAGCCAACAAATTTATGAATATTGATTATATCGATTTGGGGAGTGGCTTTAAAGTTCCTTATAAAAAAGAAGATAAAAAAACCAATATAAAAATATTGGGTTCTACTATAACTAAAAAATTTAATAGTTTTTGTAAAAAATATGGAAAAACACCTACTTTGATATTTGAACCTGGAAAATTTATAGTAAGTGAGTCTGGATATTTTTTAGTAAGCGTAAATGTTATTAAACATACAATTTCTACAGTTTTTGCTGAAGTAGATTCAGGTTTTAATCATTTAATACGTCCAATGTATTACAATGCATATCATGATATTAAAAATATTTCTAATCCATTAGGTCGTTTTCGTTTATATACGGTAGTAGGTTATATATGTGAATCTGATACTTTTGGATTTAATCGTCAAATAAATGAAATACGTGAAGGAGATATATTATGTATTAATAATGCTGGAGCATATTGTTTTTCAATGGCTTCAAATTATAATTCACGTTATCGTCCAGCTGAAGTATTGATATTTAAAGGCAATGATTTTCTTATTAGAAAAAGAGAATCTTTACAAGATATTATTAAAAATATTGTTGAAATAGATTTAGATAGAATTTAGGAGAGATGGCAGAGTGGTCAATTGCGACGGTCTTGAAAACCGTAGAGGTCAAAACCTCCGGGGGTTCGAATCCCTCTCTCTCCGCATTAATTTTATTATAAAATAAATGAAAATTAATATATTAAATCATGTAGAAAATGATAATATTTTAAACAATTTTATTAAAAATAAATTATCAAAATTAGAAAATTATTATAATAGAATCATTTCAGCTAACGTATACTTACAATCTATTAAAGAACAAAAAATAATAGAGATCCGCTTATCTGTTCCAGGAGATGATATAATTGTAAAAAAATCAGGCCATACATTTGAAGAATCTGTAAATTTAGCTATTGATGCTTTAAAAAAAATGATAATTAAGAAAAAAGAAAAAAATAATTTTTAAGATTGAATTCAAAAATATAAATGGAATTCAAAAATATAATTGGACAAGAAAAAATAAAAAAATATCTATTAAATACTATTAAAACTAATATAATTCCCAATGCATTATTTTTTGTTGGTCCAGAGGGTTGTGGAACATTGTTAATGGCTTTAGTCTATATAAAACATCTATTTGAATATGAATATAAAATTAATAAATTTGATTTTATTAATCATCCTGATGTGTACTATCTTTTTCCAATTCCACTACTATATAATAAAAATTTTTTATCAGAATGGAAAACATTTATAAAAAAAAAACCTTATGGTAGTTTATATAATTGGATAAATTATATAAAGGTAAATAAGCATGTACAAATAAGAGTAGAAGAAACTAAAGAAATAATCAAAAATATTTATTTAAAAACTTATACTCGTAAATTTGTATTAATTTGGATGCCTGAACTTTTACACATAGCATCATCCAATAAATTGTTAAAAATTATAGAAGAACCTCCATCCAAAACTATATTTTTACTTGTTGGAGAAAATGAAGAAAATGTATTATCAACAATTCGTTCCAGAACACAAATTATTAGGTTTAACCCATTAACATTTGATCAAATAAAAAATGCTTTACAACAAGAAATTTTGCTTGATAAAAAAAAAGCAGAATATATAAGTAGTAAAGTTTACGGTAATTGGAATATGGCTTTAGAACTAGCTAAAGGAATTGAAAATAATAAGATTTTTGAAAATTATTTTAATTTTTTTATTAAAAATGTTTTTATAGCTAAATCAACACCTAAAGTTTTAAAAAACTTTCTAAAAATTAGTGAATTTATTTATAAATGGGAAAAAGAAAAACAAAAAAAATTTCTAATTTATTGTTTAGAAATATTCAGAAAAGCTTTATTAAGTTCTTATATAAAGATATCTAATATAGATAATAAAGATTTGATTAATATGATTAATATCAAAAATATACAAAATATAATTTCATTAATTAATGAAGCAATTTATCATATAGATAAAAATGCTAATAGCAAAATAGTTATATTTGATTTATCAATAAAAATTACTAAATCTATTTATAGTAAATAAATATTATGGAATATAATTTTAGGTATATAGAAAAATATTGGCAACAATATTGGAAAAAAAATAAAATTTTTCAAACAAAGAATATTTCTAAAAAACCTAAATTTTATATATTAGATATGTTCCCTTATCCTTCAGGATCGGGACTTCATGTTGGTCATTTATTAGGATATATAGCTTCTGATATATTGGCTAGATACAAACGTTTACAAGGTTATAATGTTCTTCATCCAATGGGATTTGATTCTTTTGGTCTTCCCACAGAACAATATTCTATTAAAACTGGAAATCATCCTAAGAAAACTACAAAAATTAATATAAAACGATATAAAAAACAATTAAATAATATTGGTTTTTCTTTTGATTGGGATAGAGAAATACGGACTAGTGATCCAAAATATTATCGTTGGACACAATATATTTTTGTACAACTTTTCAACCATTGGTATGATCAAAATACTGATAGTGCTAAACCTATAAAAAAATTAATTAAAATTTTTGAAAAAAATGGTAATTTATCTATTAAAACGAATCATAAAAAATTTTCTTCTAAAGAATGGAAAGATTTTTCTTTAACTACTAAAGAAAATATATTACAAATGTATAGGTTAGCATTTTATTCAGAATCTATAGTAAACTGGTGCCCAGAACTTGGAACTGTGCTTGCAAATGATGAAATAAGTAATGGAAAAAGTAAACGTTGTGGTAATACTGTTTATAAAAAAAAAATGATACAATGGAATCTTAGAATAACTGCTTATGCTGAACGTCTTTTAAAAGGATTAGAATATTTAGATTGGCCTACTTCTATAAAAGAAGCACAAATTAATTGGATAGGAAAATCTTATGGAGTAAATATTATATTCAAAATAATAAATCATAATTATACTATACAAATATTTACTACACGTCCAGATACAATATTTGGAGTTTCATTTATTGTATTATCTATTAATCATACTATAGTAAATAATATAACTACTATTGAACAATATGAAAAAATACAAGAATATATAAATGAATCAACAAATATAGCAAATATAGATAATATTTCTGGAGAGTTTACTGGAGCTTATGCTTTGCATCCATTTACCGAAACTAAAATTCCAATATATATTAGTAATTATATTTTGGATGTTTATGGAACTGGAGCTGTTATGGCTGTTCCTGCACATGATAAACGAGATCATAAATTGGCTAAAAAATTTGGATTAAATATATTAGAAGTAATTAAAAGCAAAAACAATATTAATGTACAAAATCAAGCTTATGAAGCTAAAGAAGGAGTTTGCATAAATTCTTATTTTCTTAATGGGTTAAATGTAAAGGCTGCTATTGAAATCATTACAAAAAAGATAGAAGAAAAAGGTATAGGTTTTTCTATGATAAATTATCATTTACGTGATGCTGTATTTTCTAGACAACGTTATTGGGGGGAACCAATTCCTATATATTTTCAAGAAGGAATACCTAAAACAATAGATAAATTACCTTTAGTACTTCCAAATATTGATTATTATTTGCCGTTAAAAAATGGAAAATCTCCACTTAATAGAGCTAAAATATGGGCTTGGGATGAAATAAAACAAAAAGTTGTTTCTAATGATCTTATAGATCAAAAACATGTATTTCCTATAGAAACTGATACTATGCCCAGTTGGGCAGGATCAAGTTGGTATTTTATACGTTATATGGATCCTTTAAATATAAAAAATATTGTAAACCCAGAAAATGAATCTTATTGGAAAAATGTAGATTTATATATAGGTGGATCTGAACATACTACTGGACATTTAATATACGCTAGATTTTTTCATAAATTTTTAAAAGACATTGGTATTGTAAAAACAGAAGAACCTTTTAAAAAACTTATAAATCAAGGACTTATATTAGGATATTCTGCTTATATATTACGTGATATTAAGAATAATATATTAATATCTTATGATTTAGTTAAAAAAAAACATTTACCATATATACAATATATACCAATTGATATAAATTTGTTAAAAACAAATAATGAATTAGATGTAAAAAAATTGAGAGAATGGCACCCTGAATTTTTTAAAGCCAATTTATATATGAAAAACAGATTGTTTTTATGTAAACGTAAAATGGAAAAAATGTCAAAATCTAAATTTAATATTATTAATCCAGATATTATTTGTAATAAATATGGTGCTGATACGTTAAGATTATATGAGATGTTTTTAGGTCCTTTAAGATATTCTAAACCATGGGATATACAAGGAATTACTGGTGTCCATAATTTTTTAAAAAAATTTTGGATGTTATTTTATAATAAAGGGACATTTTATGTGGATGATAAAAAATCGCCTTCTACTGAAGAATTAAAAATATTACATAAGACAATTAAAAAAATTATAGAAAATATGCAATATTTATCTTTTAATACTTCAGTTAGTACTTTTATGATTTCCGTAAATAATTTGATAAAATTAAAGTGTAATAAACGTGTTATATTAGAACCATTAGTAATTTTGCTTTCTCCTTTTGCACCCCATATTACTGAAGAATTATGGTGTCAATTAGGTTATAAATATTCAGTTAGCTTTGCTAAACTTCCAAAGTTTTGTTCAGAATATTTATCAGAAAAAAATATTACATATCCTATAATGTTTAATGGAAAATTAAAATTCAAAATGGATTTTGAAATAAATGTTACAACTGATAATATTAAAAATATTATTTTAAATGATAAAAAAATAATAAATTTTTTAAATGGTAAAAAAATTAAAAATTTTATTATTATTCCAAATAAAATAATAAATATAGTTATATAAAAATTTTGGTTAACTAAAAAAAAATTTAAATTACAAAACAAATAATAAAATAAATAATAAAATTATGTCTAATAGTTTTTTTAAATCTGTAGAAAAAAATTTTGAAAAAGCTTCTCTATTTTATAAAGAATATGATAAAGGTTTATTAGAACAGATTAAAGTTTGTAATGCAGTATACCGAATATTTTTTCCTATAAAATTAGGTGATGAAATAAAAGTTATAGAGGCTTATAGAGTTCAACATTCTCAACATAAATTACCCTGTAAAGGGGGAATACGTTTTAGTACAGATGTTAACCAAGATGAAGTTATAGCTTTAGCCGCACTTATGACTTATAAATGTGCAATAGTAAATGTACCATTTGGAGGAGCTAAAGGTGGTATAAAAATAGATCCTAAAATACAATCTGAATTTAAAGAAAAATTAATTAGAAGATATACATATGAATTAATAAAAAAAAATTTTATAGGTTCCGGTATTGATGTTCCTGCCC
It encodes:
- a CDS encoding DNA polymerase III subunit delta', with amino-acid sequence MEFKNIIGQEKIKKYLLNTIKTNIIPNALFFVGPEGCGTLLMALVYIKHLFEYEYKINKFDFINHPDVYYLFPIPLLYNKNFLSEWKTFIKKKPYGSLYNWINYIKVNKHVQIRVEETKEIIKNIYLKTYTRKFVLIWMPELLHIASSNKLLKIIEEPPSKTIFLLVGENEENVLSTIRSRTQIIRFNPLTFDQIKNALQQEILLDKKKAEYISSKVYGNWNMALELAKGIENNKIFENYFNFFIKNVFIAKSTPKVLKNFLKISEFIYKWEKEKQKKFLIYCLEIFRKALLSSYIKISNIDNKDLINMINIKNIQNIISLINEAIYHIDKNANSKIVIFDLSIKITKSIYSK
- the lysA gene encoding diaminopimelate decarboxylase, whose amino-acid sequence is MKNSQLIKLAKKYGTPLYIYNADKIALQYNTMLKVFSNIEKLKINYACKANTNLNILKFLKKMGSGLDAVSIQEVEIGLKAGFDPKDILYTPNGVSFSEINKSINLGVKINIDNCSTLEHIGFHNINYPIGIRINPHIMAGGNDKISVGHIDSKFGISYYQIPYIKKIIDNTGINVEGIHMHTGSDILDINLFLRGVDILFELANKFMNIDYIDLGSGFKVPYKKEDKKTNIKILGSTITKKFNSFCKKYGKTPTLIFEPGKFIVSESGYFLVSVNVIKHTISTVFAEVDSGFNHLIRPMYYNAYHDIKNISNPLGRFRLYTVVGYICESDTFGFNRQINEIREGDILCINNAGAYCFSMASNYNSRYRPAEVLIFKGNDFLIRKRESLQDIIKNIVEIDLDRI
- a CDS encoding HPF/RaiA family ribosome-associated protein; this encodes MKINILNHVENDNILNNFIKNKLSKLENYYNRIISANVYLQSIKEQKIIEIRLSVPGDDIIVKKSGHTFEESVNLAIDALKKMIIKKKEKNNF
- the leuS gene encoding leucine--tRNA ligase, with the protein product MEYNFRYIEKYWQQYWKKNKIFQTKNISKKPKFYILDMFPYPSGSGLHVGHLLGYIASDILARYKRLQGYNVLHPMGFDSFGLPTEQYSIKTGNHPKKTTKINIKRYKKQLNNIGFSFDWDREIRTSDPKYYRWTQYIFVQLFNHWYDQNTDSAKPIKKLIKIFEKNGNLSIKTNHKKFSSKEWKDFSLTTKENILQMYRLAFYSESIVNWCPELGTVLANDEISNGKSKRCGNTVYKKKMIQWNLRITAYAERLLKGLEYLDWPTSIKEAQINWIGKSYGVNIIFKIINHNYTIQIFTTRPDTIFGVSFIVLSINHTIVNNITTIEQYEKIQEYINESTNIANIDNISGEFTGAYALHPFTETKIPIYISNYILDVYGTGAVMAVPAHDKRDHKLAKKFGLNILEVIKSKNNINVQNQAYEAKEGVCINSYFLNGLNVKAAIEIITKKIEEKGIGFSMINYHLRDAVFSRQRYWGEPIPIYFQEGIPKTIDKLPLVLPNIDYYLPLKNGKSPLNRAKIWAWDEIKQKVVSNDLIDQKHVFPIETDTMPSWAGSSWYFIRYMDPLNIKNIVNPENESYWKNVDLYIGGSEHTTGHLIYARFFHKFLKDIGIVKTEEPFKKLINQGLILGYSAYILRDIKNNILISYDLVKKKHLPYIQYIPIDINLLKTNNELDVKKLREWHPEFFKANLYMKNRLFLCKRKMEKMSKSKFNIINPDIICNKYGADTLRLYEMFLGPLRYSKPWDIQGITGVHNFLKKFWMLFYNKGTFYVDDKKSPSTEELKILHKTIKKIIENMQYLSFNTSVSTFMISVNNLIKLKCNKRVILEPLVILLSPFAPHITEELWCQLGYKYSVSFAKLPKFCSEYLSEKNITYPIMFNGKLKFKMDFEINVTTDNIKNIILNDKKIINFLNGKKIKNFIIIPNKIINIVI